A stretch of Bordetella genomosp. 13 DNA encodes these proteins:
- a CDS encoding DUF1488 family protein, with the protein MDKNVHYDDRQDLIVFWMQGETSEWVEAAVTGQALAEAYGCGEGEAERLRAFAENERHIRDRAEQLLDEGLEPLVKAEDLAPHGERSSGKETVKAIGQDGEGEAD; encoded by the coding sequence ATGGACAAGAATGTGCACTACGACGACCGCCAGGACCTGATCGTGTTCTGGATGCAGGGCGAGACCAGCGAATGGGTCGAGGCTGCGGTCACCGGCCAGGCACTGGCCGAAGCCTACGGATGCGGCGAAGGCGAGGCCGAGCGCCTGCGTGCCTTTGCCGAGAACGAGCGCCATATCCGCGACCGCGCCGAACAGCTGCTGGACGAGGGGCTGGAGCCGCTGGTGAAGGCCGAGGACCTGGCGCCGCATGGCGAACGGTCCTCGGGCAAAGAAACCGTGAAGGCCATCGGCCAGGATGGCGAGGGCGAGGCCGACTAG
- a CDS encoding DUF1045 domain-containing protein gives MPLAHRYALYLAPPEPWRSVGAQWLGRCADTGALLPPAPDGDPRQRTWTEAPRRYGLHATLKPPFRLRAGCSPTGLDEAVRRLAHSTAPFAVRLQCQSLRGFLAWRLAGDAAEQAPMQALAAEAVRRLDNWRAPPDETELARRRKLPLSASHEAMLERWGYPYVMEQFVFHITLTGTLAGPEQEAALRCIQGFSAPLLGTPMPVRDVSVYVQPGPGAPFVVARHYGFDGSAADGVGAVYLDGTLVR, from the coding sequence ATGCCGCTCGCCCATCGCTATGCGCTGTATCTGGCGCCGCCCGAACCGTGGCGCAGCGTAGGCGCGCAATGGCTGGGCCGCTGCGCCGACACCGGCGCCTTGCTGCCGCCGGCGCCGGATGGCGATCCGCGCCAGCGGACGTGGACCGAGGCGCCGCGCCGCTACGGCCTGCACGCCACGCTGAAGCCTCCGTTCCGCCTGCGCGCGGGCTGTAGTCCAACCGGCCTGGACGAGGCCGTGCGCCGCCTCGCGCACTCGACGGCCCCGTTCGCGGTGCGCCTGCAATGCCAGTCGCTGCGCGGCTTCCTGGCCTGGCGCCTGGCCGGCGACGCCGCCGAGCAGGCGCCCATGCAGGCGCTTGCGGCCGAGGCCGTTCGGCGGCTGGACAACTGGCGTGCCCCGCCCGACGAGACCGAACTGGCGCGGCGCCGCAAGCTGCCGCTGAGCGCATCGCACGAAGCGATGCTGGAACGCTGGGGCTATCCGTATGTGATGGAGCAGTTCGTCTTCCACATCACGCTGACGGGCACGCTGGCCGGCCCGGAGCAGGAGGCCGCGTTGCGGTGCATACAGGGTTTCAGCGCGCCGTTGCTGGGCACGCCGATGCCAGTTCGCGATGTCAGCGTTTATGTGCAGCCCGGGCCTGGCGCGCCTTTCGTGGTGGCGCGGCATTATGGGTTCGATGGCAGTGCCGCCGACGGCGTGGGCGCCGTCTATCTGGACGGGACCCTCGTGCGTTGA
- a CDS encoding sensor domain-containing diguanylate cyclase, producing MFRSAIRPDLRHLILWASLLIVAVALANTFIAAYRVQQSALLQTTLELNRVYANKVAQATDVFLGGARQLLGAGADELGGRSHVEPLAARLVVERLSRVTNAFNSLVVVDPQGVVTATIPPNLGLLGTALPSARSRRLLDARTPVISEPFRAITGRWVVTVSHPIFDVDSRYAGALIGTIYLHEQNALHTVLAEHDFTDGSALYVVDVSGRVIYHPRIEQVGQSVSTSPAVRVAQAVPTGRARVREGDGTDALAGYARVASTNWTVIAERPTAMALDTVRSLFWRMFLFSLPVIAMCLAGIWWLAEFVSVPLRTLADAAGELGSNHAADRIRRVNGWYVEVAQLRAAMLRAAHAVAGRIGRLKRERAADPLTGLLNRRGAEEALDEPRYAGVPMAVVTMDVDDFKRINDTQGHAAGDAVLRRLADVVRSEVREGDVAARLGGEELAVFLPDVDREAALVFSERLRGAVQERVGNGVTVSIGVARMPDHGTTIDAVVALADQAMYEAKRAGKNCVRYCAA from the coding sequence ATGTTCCGTTCCGCTATCCGTCCCGACCTGCGTCACCTCATCCTCTGGGCTTCGTTGCTCATCGTCGCCGTTGCGCTGGCCAATACCTTCATCGCCGCGTATCGGGTCCAGCAGAGCGCGCTGCTGCAGACCACGCTGGAACTGAACCGCGTCTATGCCAACAAGGTCGCCCAGGCCACCGACGTGTTCCTGGGCGGCGCGCGCCAGCTGCTGGGCGCGGGCGCCGACGAACTGGGCGGACGCAGCCACGTCGAGCCCCTGGCCGCGCGGCTCGTGGTCGAGCGACTGTCGCGCGTCACCAATGCCTTCAACTCGCTGGTGGTCGTGGATCCCCAAGGCGTGGTCACCGCCACCATTCCGCCCAACCTCGGGCTGCTCGGCACCGCGTTGCCCAGTGCGCGAAGCCGCAGGCTGCTGGACGCGCGTACGCCCGTTATCTCTGAACCTTTCCGCGCCATCACCGGGCGCTGGGTGGTCACGGTGTCGCATCCCATCTTCGACGTCGACAGCCGCTATGCCGGAGCGCTGATCGGCACCATCTACCTGCATGAGCAGAACGCCTTGCACACGGTCCTGGCGGAACACGATTTCACCGACGGCTCCGCGCTGTATGTGGTGGACGTGTCGGGCCGCGTCATTTATCACCCGCGGATCGAGCAGGTGGGCCAGTCGGTCTCCACCTCGCCCGCCGTGCGGGTGGCGCAGGCCGTGCCGACAGGCCGGGCGCGGGTGCGCGAGGGTGACGGCACGGATGCGCTGGCCGGCTATGCGCGCGTCGCGTCCACGAACTGGACCGTCATCGCCGAGCGGCCCACTGCGATGGCCCTGGACACCGTGCGCTCGCTGTTCTGGCGCATGTTCCTGTTCTCGCTGCCGGTGATCGCCATGTGCCTGGCCGGCATCTGGTGGCTGGCGGAGTTCGTGTCCGTGCCCTTGCGCACGCTGGCCGACGCCGCGGGCGAACTGGGCTCGAACCATGCCGCGGACCGGATCCGCCGCGTCAACGGCTGGTACGTCGAGGTGGCCCAGCTGCGCGCGGCCATGCTGCGGGCCGCGCATGCCGTCGCCGGCCGCATCGGCCGTCTGAAGCGCGAGCGTGCCGCCGATCCGCTGACCGGCCTGCTGAACCGGCGCGGCGCCGAAGAGGCCTTGGACGAGCCGCGCTATGCCGGCGTGCCGATGGCGGTGGTGACGATGGACGTCGACGATTTCAAGCGCATCAACGACACGCAGGGCCATGCCGCGGGCGACGCCGTATTGCGGCGCCTGGCCGACGTGGTGCGCAGCGAGGTGCGCGAGGGCGACGTGGCCGCGCGCCTGGGCGGCGAGGAGCTGGCGGTGTTCCTGCCGGACGTCGACCGCGAAGCGGCGCTGGTCTTCTCCGAGCGGCTGCGCGGCGCCGTGCAGGAGAGGGTGGGCAACGGCGTGACGGTGTCGATCGGCGTGGCCCGCATGCCCGACCACGGCACGACCATCGACGCCGTGGTGGCGCTGGCGGACCAGGCCATGTACGAGGCGAAGCGCGCCGGGAAGAACTGCGTGCGCTACTGCGCGGCGTAG
- the araD gene encoding L-arabinonate dehydratase — protein MTRSYEDLRSARWMAHDDLRSFGHRSRMMQMGYGPQDWAGRPVIAIINTWSDLNPCHSHFKQRVDDVKRGVLQAGGFPVELPAISVSESFVKPTTMLYRNFLAMETEELLRSHPVDGAVLMGGCDKTTPGLLMGAISAGLPCVYVPAGPMLRGNWKGKVLGSGSDAWKLWDERRAGNISQAEWTEVEGGIARSYGTCMTMGTASTMTAIAEAIGMTLPGASSIPAADVNHMRMAAECGRRAVQMVWEDLTPQRILTPASFHNAINVAMAMGCSTNAIVHLVAMSRRAGCAVGLDDFDAASRKVPVIANIRPSGSTYLMEDFYYAGGLPGLMTRLGARHLDLSAMTVTGRTLGENLAGAEVYNDDVIRPLDNAIYDEGALAVLRGNIAPDGCVIKPSACAPRYLRHTGPALVFDDYPSMKAAVDDENLDVTADHIMILRNAGPQGGPGMPEWGMLPIPVKLVKQGVRDMLRLSDARMSGTSYGACILHAAPESYVGGPLALVRTGDLITVDVPARRIHLNVSDEELAARRAAWTRPPRRYERGYGWIYSQHILQANEGCDFDFLETGFGAAVPEPAIF, from the coding sequence ATGACCCGCTCCTACGAAGACCTGCGCAGCGCCCGCTGGATGGCCCACGACGATCTGCGTTCGTTCGGCCATCGCTCGCGCATGATGCAGATGGGCTACGGCCCGCAAGACTGGGCCGGCCGCCCGGTTATCGCCATCATCAACACCTGGTCCGACCTCAACCCCTGCCACAGCCATTTCAAGCAGCGCGTGGACGACGTCAAGCGGGGCGTGCTGCAGGCCGGCGGCTTTCCGGTGGAGCTGCCGGCCATCTCGGTGTCGGAATCGTTCGTCAAGCCGACCACCATGCTCTATCGCAACTTCCTGGCCATGGAAACGGAGGAACTGCTGCGCAGCCACCCGGTGGATGGGGCGGTGCTGATGGGCGGCTGCGACAAGACCACGCCTGGCCTGTTGATGGGCGCCATCAGCGCCGGGCTTCCGTGCGTGTACGTGCCGGCCGGCCCCATGCTGCGCGGCAACTGGAAGGGCAAGGTGCTGGGTTCGGGCTCCGATGCCTGGAAGCTGTGGGACGAACGCCGCGCCGGCAACATCAGCCAGGCCGAGTGGACAGAGGTGGAAGGCGGCATTGCGCGCAGCTATGGCACCTGCATGACCATGGGCACCGCCAGCACCATGACGGCCATCGCCGAAGCCATCGGCATGACGCTGCCCGGGGCCTCGTCGATTCCGGCGGCCGACGTCAATCACATGCGCATGGCCGCCGAATGCGGGCGGCGCGCCGTGCAGATGGTCTGGGAAGACCTGACGCCGCAGCGCATCCTCACGCCCGCATCCTTCCACAACGCCATCAACGTCGCCATGGCCATGGGCTGTTCCACCAACGCCATCGTGCACCTGGTCGCCATGTCGCGCCGCGCGGGCTGTGCGGTGGGCCTGGACGACTTCGACGCGGCCAGCCGCAAGGTGCCCGTCATCGCCAACATCCGGCCCAGCGGCAGCACCTACCTGATGGAAGACTTCTATTACGCGGGCGGCCTGCCCGGCCTGATGACGCGGCTGGGCGCGCGGCACCTGGACCTGTCGGCCATGACCGTCACCGGCCGCACGCTGGGCGAGAACCTGGCCGGCGCCGAGGTCTACAACGACGACGTGATCCGTCCGCTGGACAACGCCATCTACGACGAAGGCGCGCTGGCGGTATTGCGCGGCAACATCGCCCCCGACGGCTGCGTGATCAAGCCCAGCGCCTGCGCGCCGCGGTACCTGCGGCACACCGGCCCGGCCCTGGTGTTCGACGACTATCCCAGCATGAAGGCCGCGGTGGACGACGAGAATCTGGACGTCACCGCCGACCACATCATGATCCTGCGCAACGCCGGACCGCAGGGCGGCCCGGGCATGCCCGAGTGGGGCATGCTGCCCATACCCGTGAAGCTGGTGAAGCAGGGCGTGCGCGACATGCTGCGGCTGTCCGACGCGCGCATGAGCGGCACCAGCTACGGCGCCTGCATCCTGCACGCGGCGCCCGAGTCGTACGTGGGCGGGCCGCTGGCCCTGGTGCGCACGGGCGATCTCATCACCGTCGACGTGCCGGCGCGCCGCATCCACCTGAACGTCAGCGACGAGGAACTGGCCGCGCGCCGCGCCGCCTGGACCCGGCCGCCGCGCCGCTACGAGCGCGGCTATGGCTGGATCTACAGCCAGCACATCCTGCAGGCCAACGAGGGCTGCGATTTCGATTTCCTGGAAACCGGCTTCGGCGCCGCCGTGCCCGAGCCCGCCATTTTCTGA
- a CDS encoding Bug family tripartite tricarboxylate transporter substrate binding protein, whose product MQISHLARAVLAVACTVGSFVPLAARADYPDRPISLIVGYPAGGSVDLTARLFGEELAKKLGQSVVIENVGGAGGTIGAQRASRAQPDGYTLLVGSSNEMAIAAMVNPAVKYDGAKDFTALGVIASQPLLLTASKSSGVTSAAQYLDKLRGQSPGTYNFGSSGVGTSLHLAGEMVNQSTGTHAEHVPYRGVAPLVTDLMSGQLTFGVLVLSSGLPQVRGDKVVALGVTEKKRSPVAPDIPALAETPGFENVDINVWFALYGPAGLPQPVAAKLRAAVADVLKSEEFRRKMQDAGGELAESGLDPVRFQATETAKYAALVKAARIEAP is encoded by the coding sequence ATGCAGATTTCGCATCTCGCACGCGCCGTCCTGGCCGTCGCTTGTACCGTCGGCTCCTTCGTCCCTCTGGCCGCCCGGGCCGACTACCCCGACCGTCCCATCTCGCTGATCGTCGGTTACCCCGCGGGCGGCAGCGTGGACCTGACCGCTCGCCTGTTTGGCGAGGAACTGGCGAAGAAGCTGGGCCAGAGCGTGGTCATCGAAAACGTAGGCGGAGCCGGGGGTACCATCGGCGCCCAGCGCGCGTCGCGCGCACAGCCGGACGGCTACACGCTGTTGGTGGGCTCGTCCAACGAGATGGCGATCGCCGCCATGGTCAATCCCGCGGTGAAGTACGACGGCGCCAAGGACTTCACGGCGCTGGGCGTGATCGCCTCGCAGCCGCTGCTGCTGACGGCCTCGAAGTCGTCGGGCGTAACCAGCGCCGCGCAGTACCTGGACAAGCTGCGCGGGCAGTCGCCGGGTACCTACAACTTCGGCTCATCGGGCGTGGGCACCTCGCTGCACCTGGCCGGCGAGATGGTCAACCAGTCCACCGGCACGCACGCCGAGCACGTCCCCTATCGCGGCGTAGCGCCGCTGGTGACCGACCTGATGAGCGGCCAGCTGACGTTCGGCGTATTGGTGCTGTCCTCGGGCCTGCCGCAGGTGCGCGGCGACAAGGTCGTGGCGCTGGGCGTGACGGAGAAGAAGCGTTCGCCCGTCGCGCCCGACATTCCCGCATTGGCCGAGACGCCGGGTTTCGAGAACGTCGACATCAATGTCTGGTTCGCCTTGTACGGGCCGGCCGGACTGCCCCAGCCCGTAGCGGCCAAGTTGCGTGCCGCGGTGGCCGACGTACTGAAGTCAGAAGAGTTCCGCCGCAAGATGCAGGATGCCGGCGGCGAACTGGCGGAGTCCGGCCTCGACCCCGTCCGGTTCCAGGCCACTGAAACGGCCAAGTACGCTGCGCTGGTGAAGGCCGCCAGGATCGAAGCCCCGTAA
- a CDS encoding succinylglutamate desuccinylase/aspartoacylase domain-containing protein encodes MSFLLPCPDLSAERAGNTDTPGVWHFDSGLSGRHVMITGLVHGNELCGAWALKDLLAAGVRPRQGSLTLAFGNLAAFDRFDAARHDASRFLDEDMNRVWSDACMARPITQERRRAAELAPWVARADWLLDLHSMHEPGAPLLLTGTLPRNVTLARRLGVPGHVVVDAGHKDGVRMRDYGRFGDADEDACALLIECGFHGDPASHAVALDMCARFLAEAGCVDAGDLPAQWRLPAPAAQRVLEVTDAVVAPSMDVRFARDWQGLETLAQAGTVLGWADGAAIETPYDQCTLIMPSLRQLKPGVTVVRLARDYVG; translated from the coding sequence ATGTCCTTTCTGCTTCCCTGCCCGGACCTGAGCGCCGAACGCGCGGGCAACACCGACACCCCCGGCGTGTGGCATTTCGATTCCGGCCTGTCCGGCAGGCACGTCATGATCACGGGCCTGGTGCACGGCAACGAGCTGTGCGGCGCCTGGGCCTTGAAGGACCTGCTGGCGGCCGGCGTGCGACCCCGCCAAGGCAGCCTGACGCTGGCCTTCGGCAACCTGGCGGCGTTCGACCGCTTCGATGCCGCGCGCCACGATGCATCGCGCTTCCTGGACGAAGATATGAACCGCGTCTGGAGCGACGCGTGCATGGCCCGGCCAATCACGCAAGAGCGCCGCCGCGCCGCCGAACTCGCGCCGTGGGTGGCGCGCGCCGACTGGCTGCTGGACCTGCACTCGATGCACGAGCCCGGCGCGCCCCTGCTGCTGACAGGCACGTTGCCGCGCAACGTCACCCTGGCGCGCCGGCTGGGCGTGCCCGGGCACGTGGTGGTGGACGCGGGGCACAAAGATGGCGTGCGCATGCGCGATTATGGGCGCTTCGGCGATGCCGACGAAGACGCGTGCGCGCTGCTGATCGAATGCGGCTTCCACGGCGATCCCGCCTCGCATGCCGTGGCGCTGGACATGTGCGCGCGTTTCCTGGCCGAGGCAGGCTGCGTGGACGCGGGCGACCTTCCGGCGCAATGGCGGCTGCCGGCGCCTGCGGCGCAGCGCGTGCTGGAAGTGACCGACGCGGTGGTCGCGCCATCGATGGACGTGCGGTTCGCGCGGGATTGGCAAGGGCTGGAGACCTTGGCGCAAGCTGGAACGGTATTGGGATGGGCCGACGGAGCGGCCATCGAAACGCCCTATGATCAGTGCACGCTGATCATGCCGTCGCTGCGGCAATTGAAGCCTGGCGTGACGGTGGTCAGGCTGGCTCGGGACTATGTGGGATGA
- a CDS encoding LysR family transcriptional regulator: protein MADLKLFEDLIALAQTGSFVRAAELRHVTHPAFGRRIRALEAWAGVPLVDRQRTPVALTPEGEELLKTASQVVERVGQARHRIRAGGPTGNAVVRIATGRSLARTLVSDWIGRLRHKPPRVLAKDAEVDISTGRMSDMARLLEHGRADLLCGYEHPALSVELTPGRYRYMTLATDKLVPVCQADSRGRPRHALAEGGAPAPLINYAGGLAMARIAGDRLDTFPYALAPFICCDSPDAVHGLALKGLGVAWLPWSMVAGDCRRGALAVLGGRAEEISFEVRLYRPRMRLSDLAEAVWDATQRGQ, encoded by the coding sequence ATGGCCGACCTGAAGCTCTTCGAAGACCTCATTGCGCTGGCCCAGACCGGCAGCTTCGTGCGCGCGGCCGAACTGCGCCACGTCACGCACCCCGCATTCGGGCGCCGCATCAGGGCGCTGGAGGCGTGGGCCGGGGTGCCGCTGGTCGATCGGCAACGCACGCCGGTGGCGCTGACGCCGGAAGGCGAGGAACTGCTGAAGACCGCCAGTCAGGTGGTCGAACGCGTGGGCCAGGCGCGCCATCGCATCCGAGCGGGCGGTCCCACGGGCAACGCGGTGGTGCGCATCGCCACCGGACGCAGCCTGGCGCGTACGCTGGTGTCGGACTGGATCGGCCGGCTGCGCCACAAGCCGCCGCGCGTGCTCGCCAAGGATGCCGAGGTCGACATCTCCACCGGCCGCATGTCGGACATGGCCCGGCTGCTGGAGCATGGCCGGGCCGACCTGCTGTGCGGCTACGAGCATCCCGCCCTGTCGGTGGAGTTGACGCCGGGACGCTATCGCTACATGACGCTGGCCACCGACAAACTGGTGCCCGTGTGCCAGGCCGACAGCCGCGGCCGTCCCCGCCATGCGCTGGCCGAAGGTGGCGCGCCCGCGCCGCTGATCAATTACGCGGGCGGCTTGGCGATGGCGCGCATTGCGGGCGACCGGCTCGACACCTTTCCCTATGCGCTGGCGCCGTTCATCTGCTGTGACTCGCCTGATGCCGTGCACGGCCTGGCGTTGAAGGGCCTGGGCGTGGCGTGGCTGCCGTGGTCGATGGTCGCGGGCGATTGCCGCCGCGGCGCGCTGGCCGTGCTGGGCGGACGCGCCGAAGAGATCAGCTTCGAGGTGCGCCTTTATCGGCCCCGCATGCGGCTGTCGGACCTGGCCGAAGCCGTCTGGGACGCCACGCAGCGCGGGCAATAG
- a CDS encoding sensor domain-containing diguanylate cyclase, with protein MQPAPIPSNEEARIAALRTLNILDTLPEERFDRYTRMARRLFGVPVSLVSLIDTDRQWFKSRMGLDVPQTPRDVSFCGHAILGDGVLLVPDARNDERFHDNPLVSGDPHIRFYAGCPLAAPDGSKLGTLCLLDFEPRSMDEENQGLLRDLAGMVQEELSSVHLAGTDPLTGLSNRLGFETLAQHALSFCQRMGKSATLLYFDLNDFKPINDQFGHAEGDRALVTFAAVLRSSLRNMDIIARLGGDEFVVLLVDALDSEVDGIVRRMRNALDERNHAMQRGYELRYSVGRAAYDAQRHATVQSLLADADASMYEQKRVGKAAR; from the coding sequence ATGCAGCCCGCGCCCATCCCGTCCAACGAAGAAGCCCGCATCGCGGCGCTGCGTACGTTGAACATCCTGGATACCCTGCCCGAAGAGCGCTTCGACCGATACACGCGCATGGCAAGGCGGCTGTTCGGCGTGCCGGTGTCGCTGGTCAGCCTGATCGACACCGACCGCCAGTGGTTCAAGTCGCGCATGGGACTGGACGTGCCGCAGACGCCGCGCGACGTGTCGTTCTGCGGCCATGCCATTCTGGGCGACGGGGTCCTGCTGGTGCCCGACGCGCGCAATGACGAGCGCTTTCACGACAATCCCCTGGTCTCCGGCGATCCCCACATCCGCTTCTATGCCGGCTGCCCCCTGGCAGCGCCCGACGGCAGCAAGCTGGGCACGCTGTGCCTGCTCGACTTCGAGCCGCGCAGCATGGACGAAGAGAACCAGGGCCTGCTGCGCGACCTGGCGGGCATGGTGCAGGAGGAGTTGTCCAGCGTGCACCTGGCCGGCACGGACCCGCTGACGGGCCTGTCGAACCGCCTGGGCTTCGAGACGCTGGCGCAGCACGCGCTGAGCTTCTGCCAGCGCATGGGCAAGTCCGCCACCCTGCTCTATTTCGATCTGAACGACTTCAAGCCCATCAACGACCAGTTCGGCCACGCCGAAGGCGACCGCGCGCTGGTCACCTTCGCCGCGGTGTTGCGCAGCTCGCTGCGCAACATGGACATCATCGCGCGGCTGGGCGGCGATGAATTCGTGGTTTTGCTGGTGGATGCCCTGGACAGCGAAGTGGACGGCATCGTGCGCCGTATGCGCAATGCCCTGGATGAGCGCAATCACGCCATGCAGCGCGGCTATGAACTGCGCTACAGCGTGGGGCGGGCCGCCTACGACGCGCAGCGCCACGCCACGGTGCAGTCACTGCTGGCCGACGCCGACGCGTCGATGTACGAACAGAAGCGGGTCGGAAAGGCAGCGCGCTAG
- a CDS encoding GntR family transcriptional regulator, which translates to MSVLETLPSDLRLDRSRHAAPQVFEKLRELIMSLELKPGTVLSRGELAEAFGLSQTPIRDALIQLRDEGLVDIFPQHTTAVSRIDIAAARQAHFLRRSLELEIVHLLASRADAALVDRLRAHIDVQRANLGPERHQRFIAADQDFHREMHEAADVSSLWELEQRNSGHVYRLRRLHLPEAGKAERVLRDHQRIVEAIAAQDATRAQQALREHLSGTLSQVDEICRRYPEYVIPEA; encoded by the coding sequence ATGTCCGTACTGGAAACCCTGCCGTCCGACCTGCGCCTGGACCGATCCCGCCATGCCGCCCCGCAGGTATTCGAGAAACTGCGCGAACTGATCATGTCGCTGGAACTGAAGCCGGGCACGGTGCTGTCCCGCGGCGAACTGGCCGAGGCCTTCGGGCTCAGCCAGACGCCGATCCGCGATGCCCTGATCCAACTGCGCGACGAAGGCCTGGTCGACATCTTCCCGCAGCACACCACGGCGGTCAGCCGCATCGACATCGCGGCCGCGCGCCAGGCCCATTTTCTGCGCCGCTCGCTCGAGCTCGAGATCGTGCATCTGCTGGCCAGCCGCGCCGACGCCGCGCTGGTGGACCGCCTGCGGGCGCACATCGACGTGCAGCGGGCCAATCTGGGCCCCGAACGGCACCAGCGCTTCATCGCCGCCGACCAGGACTTCCACCGTGAAATGCACGAGGCCGCGGACGTCAGCAGCCTGTGGGAACTGGAGCAGCGCAACAGCGGCCACGTCTACCGCCTGCGCCGCCTGCACCTGCCCGAGGCAGGCAAGGCCGAACGGGTCCTGCGCGACCACCAGCGCATCGTCGAAGCCATCGCGGCGCAGGACGCGACGCGCGCCCAGCAGGCGCTGCGCGAACATCTGTCCGGCACGCTGAGCCAGGTGGACGAGATCTGCCGGCGCTACCCCGAATACGTGATACCGGAAGCGTGA
- the xth gene encoding exodeoxyribonuclease III, protein MRLATWNINSLNVRLPQVLDWLAANPVDALCLQELKLADDKFPLAAFTEIGYHAVFAGQKTYNGVAILSREPGKDMVRNIPGYEDLQQRVIALTLPSPAGDVRVISAYCPNGQSVDSEKYVYKLEWFSELKRWLREEMEAHPRLAILGDYNVAPADADVHNPEKWEGQVLVSEPERAAFRALLELGLTDAFRLFEQPEKSFSWWDYRQFAFRRNAGLRIDHALLSASLAQACTACVIDKEPRRNEQPSDHAPVVATLDLG, encoded by the coding sequence GTGCGCCTGGCTACCTGGAACATCAACTCCCTGAACGTCCGCCTGCCCCAGGTGCTGGACTGGCTGGCGGCCAACCCCGTCGATGCCCTGTGCCTGCAGGAGCTGAAGCTGGCGGACGACAAGTTCCCGCTGGCGGCCTTCACCGAAATCGGCTATCACGCGGTCTTCGCGGGCCAGAAGACGTATAACGGCGTGGCCATCCTGTCGCGCGAGCCCGGCAAGGACATGGTGCGCAACATCCCGGGCTACGAAGACCTGCAGCAGCGCGTCATCGCGCTGACCCTGCCCAGCCCCGCCGGCGACGTCCGCGTCATCAGCGCGTACTGCCCCAACGGCCAATCGGTCGACTCGGAAAAGTACGTGTACAAGCTCGAGTGGTTCTCGGAACTGAAGCGCTGGCTGCGCGAAGAGATGGAGGCCCACCCTCGCCTGGCGATCCTGGGCGACTACAACGTCGCGCCGGCCGACGCCGACGTGCACAACCCCGAGAAGTGGGAAGGACAGGTGCTGGTCTCCGAGCCCGAGCGAGCGGCCTTCCGCGCCCTGCTCGAACTGGGCCTGACCGATGCCTTCCGCCTGTTCGAGCAGCCCGAGAAATCCTTCAGCTGGTGGGACTACCGCCAGTTCGCGTTCCGCCGCAACGCGGGCCTGCGCATCGACCACGCGCTGCTCAGCGCTTCGCTGGCGCAGGCATGCACCGCGTGCGTCATCGACAAAGAGCCGCGGCGCAACGAGCAGCCTTCGGATCATGCGCCGGTGGTGGCGACGCTGGATCTGGGCTGA
- a CDS encoding SIR2 family NAD-dependent protein deacylase gives MKNRIKHSGAGSTMTLMEFPDELVAVLRDATKVVFLTGAGVSAESGIPTFRDPMTGLWAHYDAAELASADAYRRDRELVWGWYEWRRMGILRARPNGAHLAIAAMATRVPRATVVTQNVDDLHERAGSRDVVHLHGRMDRPYCFDCRASYRFAEGIVPDEPEGGRRLAPPRCPACGGTIRPGVVWFGEMLPEAEWETAVTACDDCDVLFSVGTSALVQPAAGLSAQAARRGACVVQVNPNPTPLDGVVSYNLAGAAGTVLPALYERVWGKRR, from the coding sequence ATGAAAAACCGGATCAAGCACAGCGGAGCAGGAAGCACGATGACGCTGATGGAGTTTCCCGATGAACTGGTCGCGGTGCTGCGCGATGCCACGAAGGTCGTCTTCCTGACCGGCGCTGGTGTTTCGGCCGAAAGCGGCATTCCCACTTTCCGCGATCCCATGACCGGGCTGTGGGCCCACTACGACGCGGCCGAGCTGGCCAGCGCCGACGCGTACCGGCGCGACCGTGAACTGGTGTGGGGCTGGTACGAATGGCGGCGCATGGGCATTCTGCGCGCCCGGCCCAACGGCGCGCATCTGGCCATTGCCGCGATGGCCACGCGCGTGCCGCGCGCCACCGTGGTCACGCAGAACGTGGACGACCTGCACGAACGCGCGGGCAGCCGCGACGTGGTGCACCTGCATGGCCGCATGGACCGTCCATACTGCTTCGATTGCCGCGCCAGCTACCGGTTCGCCGAAGGCATCGTGCCCGACGAGCCCGAGGGCGGGCGCCGGCTGGCGCCGCCGCGCTGCCCGGCCTGCGGCGGAACGATCCGGCCCGGCGTGGTCTGGTTCGGCGAGATGCTGCCCGAAGCCGAATGGGAGACCGCGGTGACCGCATGCGACGATTGCGACGTGCTGTTCAGCGTAGGCACCTCGGCCCTGGTGCAGCCTGCGGCCGGCCTATCGGCCCAGGCCGCCCGGCGCGGCGCGTGCGTGGTGCAGGTCAATCCGAATCCCACGCCGCTGGACGGCGTGGTGTCCTACAACCTGGCCGGTGCGGCGGGCACGGTGCTGCCGGCGCTGTACGAGCGGGTATGGGGGAAGCGGCGCTGA